Proteins encoded within one genomic window of Acidovorax sp. 107:
- a CDS encoding tripartite tricarboxylate transporter substrate binding protein encodes MKKLLLVASACSLALAASAQTGTPAAWPEKPVTIVVPFPAGGSTDMVARAMAVNMGDKLGQNFVVDNRPGATGTLGAGMVKRAPADGYTLLVSSLGAFVVAPHLLKTVPYDALKDFDYITVPVQAPNVLVAAPGQKARTVKEVIAQLKANPGKVSFASSGNGSSDHLSAEVFWQQSGTEGLHIPYKGGAPAINDLLGGQVEFSFQNVNAVLQHIRAGKLHAIAVTGDKRSPVLPDVPTLAEAGVAGAEVYSWQGMAAPKGLPPAIKKKLSDAAIAAINDPAVKKRMLDQGLEIVGSTPEAFTAYQAREFARWKTVIETRKITAD; translated from the coding sequence ATGAAGAAATTGCTGCTGGTTGCCAGCGCCTGCAGTCTGGCCTTGGCCGCATCGGCCCAGACCGGCACCCCTGCCGCTTGGCCTGAAAAGCCTGTCACGATCGTTGTTCCCTTCCCTGCAGGCGGTTCCACCGACATGGTGGCCCGTGCCATGGCCGTGAACATGGGTGACAAGCTGGGCCAGAACTTCGTGGTGGACAACCGCCCCGGTGCCACGGGCACGCTGGGGGCCGGCATGGTCAAACGCGCGCCGGCCGATGGCTACACGCTGCTGGTGTCTTCACTCGGTGCCTTCGTCGTGGCGCCGCACCTGCTGAAGACCGTGCCGTACGACGCGCTCAAGGATTTCGACTACATCACCGTGCCCGTGCAGGCACCCAATGTGCTGGTGGCAGCCCCGGGCCAGAAGGCGCGCACCGTGAAGGAGGTGATCGCCCAGCTCAAGGCCAACCCGGGCAAGGTGAGTTTTGCGAGCTCGGGCAATGGTTCGTCGGACCACCTCTCGGCCGAAGTGTTCTGGCAGCAAAGCGGCACTGAGGGCCTGCACATCCCCTACAAGGGCGGCGCACCGGCCATCAACGACCTGCTGGGCGGGCAGGTGGAGTTCTCGTTCCAGAACGTGAACGCGGTGCTGCAGCACATCCGTGCGGGCAAGCTGCATGCCATTGCCGTCACCGGCGACAAGCGCAGCCCCGTGCTGCCCGACGTGCCCACCCTGGCCGAGGCTGGCGTGGCCGGTGCCGAGGTGTACTCGTGGCAGGGCATGGCCGCGCCCAAGGGCCTGCCGCCAGCAATCAAGAAGAAGCTGTCGGACGCCGCTATCGCCGCCATCAACGACCCTGCCGTGAAAAAGCGCATGCTGGACCAGGGCCTGGAGATTGTGGGCAGCACGCCCGAAGCCTTCACTGCCTACCAAGCGCGCGAATTCGCCCGTTGGAAGACCGTGATCGAAACCCGAAAGATCACCGCTGATTGA
- the kdgD gene encoding 5-dehydro-4-deoxyglucarate dehydratase, translating into MTPQELKTIMGSGLLSFPITDFDEQGNFRPKTYIERLEWLAPYGASALFAAGGTGEYFSLSGPEYSEVIKTAVETCRGKVPIIAGAGGPTRTAIAHAQEAERLGAHGILLLPHYLTEAGQEGLIEHVAQVCNSVKFGVIVYNRDRTKLTAESLAILAERCPNLVGFKDGVGNIETMSSIYMKLGDRFSYLGGLPTAEVYAAAYKALGTPVYSSAVFNFIPKTAMEFYQAVASDDTATQHRLLKSFFMPYLAIRNRVEGYGVSIIKAGARIVGHDGGPVRAPLVDLKPSEMEELKALIDKLGPQ; encoded by the coding sequence ATGACCCCGCAAGAACTCAAAACCATCATGGGCTCCGGCCTGCTCTCGTTCCCCATCACCGACTTCGACGAGCAGGGCAACTTCCGCCCCAAGACCTACATCGAGCGCCTGGAGTGGCTGGCCCCCTATGGCGCCAGCGCCCTGTTTGCCGCCGGCGGCACGGGCGAATACTTCTCGCTCTCGGGCCCCGAGTACAGCGAGGTCATCAAGACGGCGGTGGAGACCTGCCGGGGCAAGGTGCCCATCATTGCCGGTGCCGGTGGCCCCACCCGCACGGCCATTGCCCATGCGCAAGAGGCCGAGCGCCTGGGTGCCCACGGCATCCTGCTGCTGCCGCACTACCTGACCGAAGCCGGGCAGGAAGGCCTGATCGAGCATGTGGCCCAGGTTTGCAACAGCGTGAAGTTCGGTGTGATCGTCTACAACCGTGACCGCACCAAGCTCACGGCCGAGTCCCTGGCCATCCTGGCCGAGCGTTGTCCGAACCTGGTGGGGTTCAAGGATGGTGTGGGCAATATCGAGACCATGTCGTCCATCTACATGAAGCTGGGGGACCGTTTCTCGTACCTGGGCGGCCTGCCCACGGCCGAGGTGTATGCAGCCGCCTACAAGGCGCTGGGCACGCCGGTGTATTCGTCAGCCGTCTTCAACTTCATTCCGAAGACCGCGATGGAGTTCTACCAGGCGGTGGCGAGTGACGACACGGCCACGCAGCACCGGCTGCTCAAGTCGTTCTTCATGCCGTACCTGGCCATCCGCAACCGGGTAGAGGGCTATGGGGTGTCGATCATCAAGGCGGGTGCGCGCATCGTGGGCCATGACGGTGGGCCGGTGCGGGCGCCGCTGGTGGACCTCAAGCCCAGCGAGATGGAAGAGCTCAAGGCGCTGATTGACAAGCTCGGGCCGCAGTAA
- the mfd gene encoding transcription-repair coupling factor yields the protein MELPKLSPGKRFALPRPVGSADSLLLARLAERDKAAGRTTAIVTADATDAQRLIDEMAFFAPGLRCALFPDWETLPYDTFSPHQDLISERLATLWRISQGEADVVLVPATTALYRLAPPSFLAGYTFHFKVKQKLDEAKFKAQLTLAGYSHVSQVVSPGEYAVRGGLIDLFPMGSLVPFRVDLFDDEIDSIRTFDPDSQRSLYPVPEVRLLPGREFPMDDDARAKFRSRWREMLEGDPTKSRIYKDMGAGVATAGIEYYLPLFFDDTATVFDYLGGEATVVLHGDLEPAFQRFWQDTKDRFRLVQGDPERPVLPPEALFLSADQFYTRAKEHAQLSIRPGVEDVDDNPHFQKLGDLSVVRGAEDPLARLHAHIRNTQHRVLLLAESDGRRESLLDFLRASGVSPPAFDSLAEFQSSADEKVGIATAGLTVGFSWIEDGIDFVTETELFAAGPTTRRRKKQEQVSDVEALIKDLAELTLGDPVVHSQHGIGRYRGLINMDVGNKNPDGTPAMQEFLHLEYADKAVLYVPVSQLQLISRYTGVSADEAPLHKLGSGQWEKAKRKAAEQVRDSAAELLNIYARRALRQGHAFRYSPQDYETFANDFGFDETADQNAAIHAVIQDMISPRPMDRLVCGDVGFGKTEVALRAAFVAVTGGKQVAFLAPTTLLAEQHYQTLVDRFSKWPVKVAEVSRFRSGKEITAAIKGIGDGTVDIVVGTHKLLSESTKFHNLGLLIIDEEHRFGVRHKEQMKALRAEVDVLTLTATPIPRTLGMALEGLRDLSVIATAPQRRLAIKTFVRNEGTGVIREAVLRELKRGGQCYFLHNEVETIENRRQKLEEILPEARIAVAHGQMPERELERVMRDFVAQRYNILLCSTIIETGIDVPTANTIIMSRADKFGLAQLHQLRGRVGRSHHQAYAYLMVPDVDGLTKQAQQRLEAIQQMEELGSGFYLAMHDLEIRGAGEVLGENQSGNMLEVGFQLYNEMLNEAVKALKAGKEPDLLSPLSVTTDINLHAPALLPDDYCGDVHLRLSFYKKLATAKTPDQIDGLLEEIVDRFGKLPPQAQTLIDVHRLRVLSQPYGVVKVDAAPGVITITFKPQPPIDPMRIIELIQKNKHIKLAGNEKLRIERELKEPKDRAQMVRDVLRSLGQPVAVPA from the coding sequence ATGGAACTGCCCAAACTCTCCCCCGGAAAACGCTTTGCCCTGCCCCGCCCTGTGGGCAGCGCCGATTCGCTGCTGCTGGCCCGCCTGGCCGAGCGCGACAAGGCCGCAGGCCGCACCACCGCCATCGTTACGGCCGACGCCACCGACGCGCAGCGCCTCATCGACGAAATGGCCTTCTTTGCGCCCGGCCTGCGCTGTGCACTGTTCCCCGACTGGGAGACGCTGCCCTACGACACGTTCAGCCCGCATCAGGACCTGATCAGCGAGCGGCTGGCCACGCTGTGGCGCATCTCGCAAGGTGAGGCCGATGTCGTGCTGGTGCCCGCCACCACAGCGCTGTACCGGCTGGCGCCGCCCTCCTTCCTGGCGGGGTACACCTTCCACTTCAAGGTCAAGCAAAAGCTCGATGAGGCGAAGTTCAAGGCCCAGCTCACGCTGGCGGGCTACAGCCATGTATCGCAGGTCGTAAGCCCCGGCGAATATGCCGTGCGCGGCGGGCTGATCGACCTGTTCCCCATGGGTTCGCTGGTGCCGTTCCGCGTGGATCTGTTTGACGACGAGATCGACAGCATCCGCACGTTTGACCCCGACAGCCAGCGCAGCCTGTACCCCGTGCCCGAAGTGCGCCTGCTCCCCGGCCGCGAGTTCCCCATGGACGACGACGCGCGCGCCAAGTTCAGGAGCCGTTGGCGCGAGATGCTGGAAGGCGACCCGACCAAGAGCCGCATCTACAAGGACATGGGCGCAGGCGTGGCCACGGCGGGCATCGAGTACTACCTGCCGCTGTTCTTTGACGACACGGCCACCGTGTTCGACTACCTGGGCGGCGAGGCCACCGTGGTTCTCCACGGCGACCTGGAGCCCGCGTTCCAGCGCTTCTGGCAGGACACCAAAGACCGCTTCCGCCTGGTGCAGGGCGACCCCGAACGACCTGTGCTGCCGCCCGAGGCGCTGTTCCTCTCTGCCGACCAGTTCTACACGCGCGCCAAGGAACATGCGCAGCTGTCCATCCGCCCCGGCGTGGAAGACGTGGACGACAACCCGCACTTCCAGAAGCTGGGCGACCTGTCGGTGGTACGCGGGGCCGAAGACCCGCTGGCGCGCCTGCACGCCCACATCCGCAACACCCAGCACCGTGTGCTGCTGCTGGCCGAGAGCGATGGCCGGCGCGAGAGCCTGCTCGACTTTCTGCGCGCCAGCGGGGTCAGTCCACCTGCGTTCGATTCGCTGGCCGAGTTCCAGAGTTCGGCTGACGAAAAGGTAGGCATTGCCACCGCCGGGCTCACCGTGGGCTTTAGCTGGATCGAGGACGGCATCGACTTCGTGACCGAGACGGAGCTGTTTGCCGCAGGCCCCACCACGCGCCGCCGCAAGAAGCAGGAGCAAGTCAGCGATGTCGAGGCGCTGATCAAAGACCTGGCAGAGCTGACCCTGGGCGACCCGGTGGTGCACAGCCAGCACGGCATCGGCCGCTACCGGGGCCTGATCAACATGGACGTGGGCAACAAGAACCCCGATGGCACGCCCGCCATGCAGGAGTTCTTGCACCTCGAATACGCCGACAAGGCGGTGCTGTATGTGCCCGTGAGCCAGCTGCAGCTCATCAGCCGCTACACCGGAGTGAGCGCCGACGAGGCGCCCCTGCACAAGCTGGGCAGCGGCCAGTGGGAAAAGGCCAAGCGCAAGGCCGCCGAGCAGGTGCGCGACAGCGCGGCCGAGCTGCTCAACATCTACGCTCGCCGCGCACTGCGCCAGGGCCATGCTTTCCGCTACAGCCCGCAGGACTACGAGACCTTTGCCAACGACTTTGGCTTCGATGAAACGGCCGACCAGAACGCCGCCATCCACGCGGTGATCCAGGACATGATCAGCCCCCGCCCCATGGACCGCCTGGTCTGCGGCGACGTGGGCTTTGGCAAGACCGAGGTGGCGCTGCGTGCGGCCTTCGTGGCTGTCACGGGTGGCAAGCAGGTGGCCTTTTTGGCGCCCACCACGCTGCTGGCCGAGCAGCACTACCAGACGCTGGTGGACCGCTTCAGCAAGTGGCCGGTGAAGGTGGCCGAGGTGTCGCGCTTCCGTTCGGGCAAGGAGATTACCGCCGCCATCAAGGGCATCGGCGACGGCACGGTGGACATCGTGGTGGGCACGCACAAGCTGCTGTCGGAGTCCACCAAGTTCCACAACCTGGGCCTCTTGATCATCGACGAGGAGCACCGCTTTGGCGTGCGCCACAAGGAGCAGATGAAGGCCCTGCGCGCCGAGGTGGACGTGCTAACGCTGACGGCCACGCCCATCCCGCGCACGCTGGGCATGGCGCTCGAAGGGCTGCGCGACCTGTCGGTCATCGCCACCGCGCCGCAACGGCGCCTGGCGATCAAAACCTTTGTACGCAACGAGGGCACGGGCGTGATCCGCGAAGCCGTGCTGCGCGAATTGAAGCGCGGCGGGCAGTGCTACTTTTTGCACAACGAGGTGGAGACCATCGAGAACCGCCGCCAGAAGCTCGAAGAGATATTGCCCGAGGCCCGCATCGCCGTGGCCCACGGCCAGATGCCCGAGCGCGAGCTCGAACGCGTGATGCGCGACTTCGTGGCCCAGCGCTACAACATCCTGCTGTGCTCGACCATCATCGAGACCGGCATCGACGTGCCCACGGCCAACACCATCATCATGAGCCGCGCCGACAAGTTCGGCCTGGCGCAGTTGCACCAGCTGCGCGGGCGCGTGGGCCGCAGCCACCACCAGGCGTACGCCTACCTGATGGTGCCTGACGTGGACGGCCTGACCAAGCAGGCGCAGCAGCGGCTGGAAGCCATCCAGCAGATGGAAGAACTGGGCAGCGGCTTCTACTTGGCCATGCACGACCTGGAGATTCGCGGTGCGGGCGAGGTGCTGGGCGAGAACCAGAGCGGCAACATGCTCGAGGTCGGCTTCCAGCTCTATAACGAGATGCTCAACGAAGCCGTCAAGGCGCTCAAGGCGGGCAAGGAGCCCGACCTGCTCTCGCCCCTGTCCGTCACCACCGACATCAACCTGCACGCCCCCGCCCTGCTGCCCGACGACTACTGCGGCGACGTGCACCTGCGCCTGTCGTTCTACAAAAAGCTGGCCACCGCCAAGACGCCCGACCAGATCGACGGCCTGCTCGAAGAGATCGTGGACCGCTTTGGCAAGCTGCCGCCGCAGGCGCAGACGCTGATCGACGTACACCGCCTGCGCGTGCTGAGCCAGCCGTATGGCGTGGTGAAGGTGGATGCGGCGCCGGGCGTCATCACCATCACCTTCAAGCCCCAGCCGCCCATCGACCCGATGCGCATCATCGAGCTGATCCAGAAGAACAAGCACATCAAGCTGGCAGGCAACGAGAAGCTGCGCATTGAGCGCGAGCTGAAAGAGCCCAAGGATCGTGCGCAGATGGTGCGCGACGTGCTGCGGTCACTGGGGCAGCCGGTGGCGGTGCCAGCATGA
- a CDS encoding LacI family DNA-binding transcriptional regulator — protein sequence MHASDPARPAPLTGRDRPAVTLREVAERAGVSMITVSRAINTPQQVSERTRERVQEAVSALGYVPNLVAGGLRSARSHVVTALVPTLTGPLFGEMVQALTDALEQRGFQVMVGQVGYAHSREDELLRAIVGRRPDGIVLTGVMHSPDGRRLLMASGIPVVETWDFTDTPIDMLVGLRHEALGAAVCEHLFVKGRQRLALLSGGDERAARRAQGFEAAALRLGLRPPAVRLGKSPTTHADGRAGLAALLADVPDIDAVFCSSDMLALGVLTEAQVRGIGVPQQLAVVGFGDIDFAETVSPALSTVRIDGTRMGQTAAQWIADRAEGKAVIQSVVDIGFSIVERCSS from the coding sequence ATGCACGCTTCTGACCCGGCCCGCCCCGCCCCGCTCACCGGCCGTGATCGCCCTGCCGTCACGCTGCGCGAAGTAGCCGAACGGGCAGGCGTGTCGATGATCACGGTCTCGCGCGCCATCAACACGCCGCAGCAGGTGTCTGAGCGGACGCGGGAACGTGTTCAGGAAGCGGTGTCTGCCCTGGGCTACGTGCCCAACCTGGTGGCGGGCGGGCTGCGTTCGGCACGCAGCCACGTGGTCACCGCACTGGTGCCAACACTCACAGGGCCGCTGTTCGGTGAAATGGTGCAGGCCCTCACCGATGCGCTGGAGCAGCGCGGCTTTCAGGTCATGGTGGGCCAGGTGGGCTACGCGCATTCACGCGAAGACGAACTGCTGCGCGCGATCGTCGGACGGCGGCCCGACGGAATCGTGCTCACGGGGGTCATGCACTCGCCCGATGGGCGGCGGCTGCTGATGGCCTCGGGCATTCCCGTGGTGGAAACCTGGGACTTCACCGACACCCCCATCGACATGCTGGTGGGCCTGCGCCACGAAGCGCTGGGCGCCGCCGTGTGCGAGCACCTGTTTGTCAAGGGGCGGCAGCGGTTGGCGTTGCTCAGTGGCGGTGACGAACGCGCCGCGCGACGAGCCCAGGGTTTTGAAGCGGCCGCCCTGCGCCTGGGCCTGCGCCCGCCCGCCGTGCGGCTGGGCAAATCGCCCACCACCCATGCAGACGGCCGCGCGGGGCTGGCTGCGCTGCTGGCCGATGTGCCCGACATCGACGCGGTGTTCTGCAGTTCGGACATGCTGGCACTGGGCGTGCTCACCGAAGCGCAGGTGCGCGGCATTGGGGTACCCCAGCAACTGGCCGTCGTGGGGTTCGGCGATATTGACTTTGCCGAGACCGTCAGCCCAGCCCTGTCCACCGTGCGCATCGATGGCACACGCATGGGCCAGACAGCGGCTCAGTGGATCGCCGATCGGGCCGAGGGCAAGGCCGTCATCCAGTCTGTGGTGGACATCGGCTTTTCCATCGTGGAGCGTTGCAGCAGCTAA
- the ispF gene encoding 2-C-methyl-D-erythritol 2,4-cyclodiphosphate synthase — protein MNFRIGEGWDVHALVPGRRLVIGGVEIAHPTGLLGHSDADVLLHAITDALLGAAALGDIGSHFPDTDAAFRGADSGVLLAEAARRVRAAGFEIGNIDSTVVAQAPRLAAHIPGMLAVIARALGVTEGQVNVKAKTAERLGPVGQGLAMEARAVALVYRT, from the coding sequence ATGAATTTCAGGATTGGAGAGGGCTGGGACGTACACGCGCTGGTGCCCGGCCGCCGGTTGGTGATTGGCGGTGTGGAGATCGCCCACCCGACGGGCCTGCTGGGCCACTCGGACGCCGACGTGCTGCTGCACGCCATCACCGATGCACTGCTGGGCGCTGCGGCTCTGGGAGACATTGGCAGCCATTTCCCCGATACCGACGCTGCGTTTCGTGGCGCAGATTCGGGTGTGCTGCTGGCCGAGGCGGCGCGGCGGGTGCGCGCAGCGGGCTTTGAGATCGGCAACATCGACAGCACGGTCGTCGCGCAGGCCCCGCGTCTGGCGGCGCACATCCCCGGCATGCTGGCCGTCATTGCCCGCGCGTTGGGCGTGACCGAAGGGCAGGTGAATGTGAAAGCCAAGACGGCCGAGCGCTTGGGCCCGGTGGGGCAGGGCCTGGCCATGGAAGCGCGGGCGGTAGCGCTGGTCTACCGTACATAG
- a CDS encoding DUF4253 domain-containing protein — MNQLTTRHVQARRIDNALSELLTNARRVVLAGHAPQALEALTLLLQPDGVWRLPAHGALVTQAQGMLPVAALLAEQRCPAVGEQEAMASPQLDDWAMERAQQQLRQLVRLDHEQAGAAGEGWSPDFLATLVRRRGGAHEPRPHLAFGAFCREAELVLKDRLAQLFEVSHAGVADIPTAQDLLALGLPEDEVATILEQLQSAGQITVAPAAKATDTLVIARAVADYLRATGFGGGHTAHALWQACWLLLAQEGRGHDAIEVATAWLTHDEPAAAAALLEWAVVPATARLLRAGHLAHAVGVDVDAVSRWRAELGRRPAFASAPPAAVAGTPSESREAWRNLMEGTPLAVLDWLPLPIPGHGAAASGEIAWAAQVPVEERQTLWHAAQALVESRTARWPVITTLWSGATDTSEVDALADELFTRFPYEQSGARDDVSPRYIVAGARGIDAEELLVELAESAVPLGDAEQFAVWYGELAAAGVPAAGLEAAWAECAGDRLRFERWLASLESTHGVDDPARGHQECFVPDNAWLVLLPTPHAEEALAYLHWYAMERGSAEDFIALLRRWRERHGAELWAHYGTMLEFEVSEPPQNMDSALALAREHDLAAPCTLALPGIPLRHHALGLVGHNTWFLHERP; from the coding sequence TTGAACCAACTGACCACGCGCCACGTGCAGGCCCGGCGCATAGACAACGCTCTGAGCGAACTGCTGACCAACGCCCGCCGGGTTGTCCTGGCTGGCCATGCACCACAGGCCCTGGAGGCGCTGACCTTGTTGCTGCAGCCCGACGGGGTATGGCGATTGCCTGCGCACGGTGCGCTGGTCACTCAGGCACAGGGCATGTTGCCCGTTGCGGCCCTGTTGGCAGAGCAGCGCTGCCCCGCCGTCGGCGAGCAGGAGGCCATGGCGTCCCCGCAGCTCGACGACTGGGCTATGGAGCGGGCGCAGCAGCAATTGCGGCAACTGGTGCGGCTGGACCACGAGCAGGCGGGCGCAGCCGGTGAGGGCTGGTCGCCTGACTTCCTGGCCACATTGGTCCGGCGCCGGGGCGGGGCTCACGAGCCGCGCCCCCATTTGGCTTTTGGCGCGTTCTGCCGAGAGGCAGAACTGGTGCTCAAAGACCGGCTGGCGCAGCTGTTTGAGGTGTCGCATGCCGGTGTGGCGGACATCCCCACGGCTCAAGATCTGCTGGCGCTGGGTTTGCCCGAGGACGAGGTGGCCACGATACTGGAGCAACTGCAGTCGGCCGGGCAGATCACCGTGGCGCCAGCGGCCAAGGCCACCGACACCCTGGTCATCGCGCGCGCCGTGGCCGACTACTTGCGCGCCACTGGTTTTGGTGGCGGCCATACCGCGCACGCCCTGTGGCAAGCCTGCTGGCTGCTGCTGGCACAGGAGGGGCGCGGCCACGATGCCATCGAAGTCGCCACGGCGTGGCTGACGCACGACGAGCCCGCCGCTGCCGCCGCGCTGCTGGAATGGGCCGTGGTGCCTGCTACCGCACGTCTGCTGCGGGCGGGTCATTTGGCTCACGCGGTGGGGGTGGACGTCGATGCGGTGTCTCGATGGAGGGCCGAACTGGGCAGGCGCCCGGCATTCGCATCCGCACCACCCGCAGCGGTGGCGGGCACCCCTTCTGAATCGCGAGAAGCTTGGCGGAATCTGATGGAGGGGACGCCCCTGGCAGTGCTCGATTGGTTGCCACTGCCGATTCCTGGGCATGGCGCTGCGGCCAGCGGCGAAATCGCCTGGGCCGCACAGGTGCCTGTCGAGGAGCGCCAGACCTTATGGCATGCGGCGCAGGCGCTGGTGGAGTCGCGCACTGCTCGCTGGCCCGTGATAACCACCTTGTGGTCCGGCGCCACTGACACTTCGGAGGTTGATGCTCTTGCCGATGAGCTGTTCACGCGGTTTCCTTATGAGCAGAGCGGGGCGCGCGATGATGTATCGCCCCGCTACATCGTTGCCGGTGCGCGTGGCATCGATGCCGAGGAGTTGTTGGTCGAGCTGGCGGAAAGTGCCGTGCCCTTGGGCGACGCGGAGCAGTTCGCTGTCTGGTATGGCGAATTGGCTGCTGCGGGCGTGCCCGCCGCGGGTTTGGAGGCTGCCTGGGCCGAGTGCGCGGGGGATCGCCTGCGTTTTGAGCGTTGGCTGGCTTCGCTCGAAAGCACCCACGGTGTGGATGACCCCGCGCGCGGCCACCAAGAGTGTTTTGTTCCTGACAACGCCTGGTTGGTGCTGCTGCCAACACCGCATGCGGAAGAAGCGCTGGCCTATCTGCACTGGTACGCCATGGAGCGGGGCAGCGCCGAAGACTTCATTGCGCTGCTACGCCGCTGGCGCGAGCGCCATGGCGCCGAACTATGGGCCCACTATGGCACCATGCTTGAATTCGAGGTGAGCGAGCCGCCGCAGAATATGGACAGCGCCTTGGCGCTGGCGCGCGAGCATGACCTGGCCGCGCCCTGCACCCTGGCCCTGCCGGGCATCCCCCTGCGCCACCACGCGCTGGGACTGGTGGGGCACAACACCTGGTTTCTGCATGAGCGGCCATGA
- a CDS encoding 2-C-methyl-D-erythritol 4-phosphate cytidylyltransferase, whose translation MTIDPLLQPALAASYAPTSSQGRFWALVPCAGTGSRAVATPATLAAGSTLSAFGALAGTADESAVRPPLPKQYHLVAGHPMVLHTLAAFAGVGRLLGTLVAVAPGDRFLDAHAHPAFFMVECGGPTRADTVLGGLKALLERGAQPGDWVLVHDAARCLVTSGQIDALVDQCAGDSVGGLLAHKLADTLKTSIDGPGGVRVASTVDRSDKWLAQTPQMFRIGPLMEAIDKVGSNVTDEASAMEAMGFHPRLVPGGAQNFKVTYPDDFALAAAVLAQRAHSTTLERFGGERGQVSTAPGKKNLF comes from the coding sequence ATGACCATCGACCCGTTGTTGCAACCTGCGCTCGCTGCCTCCTACGCGCCCACGTCTTCGCAGGGGCGTTTTTGGGCGCTGGTGCCCTGTGCGGGAACGGGTTCGCGCGCTGTGGCGACACCGGCCACCCTTGCAGCGGGCTCAACCCTCTCGGCTTTTGGCGCGCTGGCTGGCACTGCTGACGAGTCTGCGGTGCGGCCGCCGTTGCCCAAGCAATACCACTTGGTGGCTGGCCACCCCATGGTGCTGCACACGTTGGCCGCCTTTGCTGGCGTGGGGCGCCTGCTGGGTACGCTGGTGGCTGTGGCACCGGGGGATCGCTTTCTGGATGCCCATGCCCACCCTGCGTTTTTTATGGTCGAGTGCGGCGGCCCTACGCGCGCCGACACGGTGCTGGGCGGCCTCAAGGCGCTGCTGGAGCGCGGTGCGCAGCCTGGTGACTGGGTGCTGGTGCATGACGCTGCGCGCTGCCTGGTGACCTCCGGGCAGATTGATGCACTCGTCGACCAGTGCGCGGGTGACAGTGTGGGAGGCCTCCTGGCGCACAAGCTGGCCGACACGCTCAAGACCTCTATCGACGGCCCGGGCGGCGTGCGCGTGGCCTCTACCGTGGACCGCAGCGACAAGTGGCTGGCGCAGACGCCGCAGATGTTTCGCATTGGCCCGCTGATGGAGGCGATCGACAAGGTGGGCTCCAATGTCACCGACGAGGCCAGCGCCATGGAGGCCATGGGGTTTCACCCCCGGCTGGTGCCCGGCGGGGCACAGAATTTCAAGGTCACCTACCCGGACGATTTCGCGCTGGCCGCTGCCGTGCTGGCCCAGCGGGCGCACAGTACCACGCTGGAGCGTTTTGGCGGCGAGCGGGGGCAGGTGAGCACGGCACCCGGCAAGAAGAATCTTTTTTAG